The DNA window AGGCTGTCGTACGCATTGCTGGACTCAGGGAAGTGCTTTACGTTCTCGCGAAAGACGGCGATCGCCGCGTCGAGTTCGCTGCGGTTAAGTAGAGCGTATCCGAGACTGTTTAGACTGGTCTCGCCAAAATCGTACGCGGCCCGGCCGTAGAAACGCTCGCGGAGTTCTGCGTACTCATCCATCATCCCGTCCGTGCCATGGGCTGAGAACGTCTCCATCAGCGCCGCATCGAGGGTGTGCGGCCGCGGGACTCCTCGATGACACGTGTGGCACCACATGTTGACCGGGGCTCGTCCTTCCTTGTCGATCGTTTCGAGTGTCTTGTTG is part of the Rhodothermales bacterium genome and encodes:
- a CDS encoding c-type cytochrome → MPRILAAGCGSILVLAVLVSAPMDANAQRFEWPEKAENLKVLPEDFPPQRLKAVMTGFTRALGVRCSHCHVGEEGQPLTTFDFASDENPKKDIARTMLEMLGDINKTLETIDKEGRAPVNMWCHTCHRGVPRPHTLDAALMETFSAHGTDGMMDEYAELRERFYGRAAYDFGETSLNSLGYALLNRSELDAAIAVFRENVKHFPESSNAYDSL